The proteins below are encoded in one region of Nitrospira sp.:
- a CDS encoding insertion element protein produces MRMKELAQARPRFGYLRLHVLLRREGWRVNKKRVHRIYREEGLTVRFQRRRKRASHLRVVPPRPTQLNEQWSMDFVADTLLEGRRFRTLTVVDNYTRHSPLIEADLTLTGTKVVAALERAAKRHGYPMLITVDNGSEFASKALDAWAYAHGVKLDFIRPGKPIENAVIESFNGRFRDECLNANVFVSLHDARQKIEAWRIDYNEHRPHGSLGGLTPREFTEQAAKTGLQEGPNFQISAV; encoded by the coding sequence ATGCGGATGAAGGAATTGGCTCAGGCGCGTCCGCGCTTTGGCTATCTGCGGTTGCATGTCTTGCTCCGGCGTGAAGGCTGGAGGGTGAATAAAAAGCGTGTGCATCGGATCTATCGGGAAGAAGGGCTGACGGTGCGGTTCCAGCGGCGACGGAAGCGCGCGAGTCACCTGCGCGTGGTCCCGCCACGCCCTACACAACTGAATGAGCAATGGAGCATGGATTTTGTCGCAGACACCTTGCTGGAGGGCCGGCGGTTTCGGACGCTAACGGTCGTGGATAATTACACGCGGCACAGTCCATTAATTGAGGCGGATCTGACCCTCACGGGAACGAAGGTGGTGGCGGCCCTGGAGCGGGCCGCGAAGCGGCACGGCTATCCGATGTTGATCACCGTGGACAATGGCAGTGAATTCGCCTCCAAGGCGCTCGATGCCTGGGCCTATGCGCATGGCGTGAAGCTCGATTTCATCCGACCGGGGAAACCCATAGAGAATGCGGTGATTGAGAGTTTCAACGGGCGATTTCGGGACGAGTGCTTGAACGCCAATGTGTTCGTCTCGCTCCACGATGCCCGACAGAAGATTGAAGCGTGGCGGATCGATTACAATGAGCACCGGCCGCATGGCTCCCTGGGGGGTCTCACGCCCAGGGAATTTACGGAGCAAGCGGCCAAAACCGGGCTGCAGGAAGGCCCGAATTTCCAAATTTCTGCGGTCTAG
- the iscS gene encoding cysteine desulfurase IscS yields the protein MKFPIYLDYHSTTPVDPRVLEAMLPYFTEKFGNAASRNHAFGWEAEEAVEAARQQLGRAINADAKELVFTSGATESNNLALKGVAEMYKEKGDHLIISSTEHRSVLDTAKSLETKRGVKVTYLPVDKFGMANPEEVRAAITEKTVLISVMLANNEIGTINPIAEIGKVAKEKGVLFHCDATQGVGKIPVDVQAMGIDLLSCSAHKIYGPKGVGVLYVRKKAPRVRLAPLLDGGGHERGMRSGTLAVPLIVGFGKAVEICIQEMQAESSRLAALRDRLHSSITDALEEVYLNGHPTQRLPHNLNLSFAFVEGESLLMGMKEIALSSGSACTSATLEPSYVLKALGVGADLAHSSIRFGLGRFTTQEEVDYTAKRMIETVSKLREMSPLYEMSKEGIDLKSVQWAAH from the coding sequence ATGAAGTTCCCCATCTACCTCGATTATCACTCAACCACTCCCGTAGACCCGCGTGTACTGGAGGCGATGCTCCCGTACTTCACGGAGAAGTTCGGGAACGCAGCCAGCCGCAATCACGCCTTCGGCTGGGAGGCCGAGGAAGCTGTTGAGGCTGCGCGTCAACAACTCGGTCGCGCCATCAATGCCGACGCCAAAGAGCTCGTCTTCACGAGCGGGGCCACGGAGTCCAATAATCTGGCCCTCAAGGGCGTCGCGGAAATGTATAAGGAGAAGGGGGATCACCTTATTATCAGTTCGACCGAACACCGATCGGTCCTCGACACCGCGAAATCGCTTGAGACCAAGCGAGGGGTCAAGGTCACGTACCTGCCGGTGGACAAGTTTGGCATGGCGAACCCTGAAGAGGTTCGGGCAGCCATTACGGAGAAGACCGTGCTGATTTCGGTCATGCTGGCGAACAACGAAATCGGCACGATCAATCCAATTGCCGAAATCGGTAAGGTGGCGAAGGAGAAAGGGGTGCTCTTTCACTGCGATGCCACCCAGGGAGTCGGGAAAATTCCTGTCGACGTCCAAGCAATGGGCATCGATCTCCTCTCCTGTTCCGCGCACAAGATCTACGGCCCCAAAGGGGTCGGCGTCCTGTACGTCCGGAAGAAAGCCCCGCGCGTCCGTTTGGCGCCCTTGCTGGACGGTGGCGGGCACGAGCGCGGGATGCGGTCCGGCACCCTGGCTGTTCCCTTGATCGTGGGATTCGGCAAGGCCGTTGAGATTTGTATCCAGGAGATGCAGGCCGAATCGAGCCGGCTGGCGGCCCTGCGCGATCGGTTGCATTCCAGCATCACCGACGCTCTGGAAGAGGTCTATTTGAACGGTCATCCGACGCAACGCTTGCCGCACAATCTGAACCTGTCCTTTGCCTTCGTGGAAGGTGAGTCACTCCTGATGGGCATGAAAGAGATCGCGCTATCGTCCGGATCAGCGTGTACCTCGGCCACGCTGGAGCCCTCCTACGTCTTGAAGGCACTCGGCGTAGGAGCGGATTTGGCACACTCGTCGATTCGATTCGGCTTGGGTCGCTTTACAACCCAAGAGGAAGTCGATTACACGGCGAAGCGCATGATCGAAACCGTGTCCAAGCTTCGGGAGATGTCACCCTTGTATGAGATGAGCAAGGAAGGGATCGATCTCAAGTCCGTTCAGTGGGCGGCTCACTAA
- a CDS encoding Rrf2 family transcriptional regulator, whose translation MLKLSKKADYGLMALQYMAGLQNSDQTHSRIANTKEIAEEYRIPSELLAKVLQTLAKSGLVESHNGPKGGYLLARSARDITIAQVLEAIEGPLGIMDCSHVEVEGVPCSQQEHCTIRTPLLRLQDSIYQLLNNMTLEDMVGGAPLITVQSLTAGQGVIR comes from the coding sequence ATGCTGAAATTGTCCAAAAAAGCAGACTATGGCCTGATGGCCCTGCAATACATGGCAGGGTTGCAGAATAGCGACCAGACCCATAGTCGCATCGCGAACACAAAGGAAATCGCGGAGGAGTACCGGATTCCATCCGAGCTTCTCGCGAAGGTCCTTCAAACCCTTGCAAAGAGTGGCTTGGTCGAAAGCCATAATGGTCCCAAGGGCGGTTATCTCCTAGCCAGGAGTGCGCGGGACATCACCATCGCGCAAGTACTCGAGGCGATCGAGGGGCCGTTGGGGATTATGGACTGCTCACACGTAGAAGTGGAGGGCGTGCCCTGTTCCCAACAGGAACATTGCACCATTCGCACACCCCTCTTACGGCTCCAAGACAGTATTTATCAGTTGCTCAATAACATGACGCTCGAAGACATGGTCGGAGGAGCGCCGCTAATCACCGTTCAATCACTGACTGCAGGGCAAGGAGTCATCCGATGA
- a CDS encoding transposase — protein MKKSRYSEEQIATALRQVEAGAPIPEVTRSLGVSEATYYHWRKKYGPMAVGEIRRLRQLEEENRKLKQLVADLTLDKVILQEVLAKKA, from the coding sequence ATGAAGAAAAGTCGGTATTCGGAAGAACAAATTGCCACGGCGCTGCGGCAGGTCGAGGCCGGCGCTCCCATTCCGGAGGTGACCCGGAGCCTGGGGGTCAGCGAAGCCACGTACTACCACTGGCGGAAGAAGTATGGGCCGATGGCCGTGGGTGAGATCCGGCGGCTGCGTCAGCTTGAGGAAGAAAACCGGAAGCTCAAGCAGCTCGTCGCCGATCTGACCTTGGATAAAGTGATTTTGCAGGAGGTGCTTGCAAAAAAGGCCTGA
- the ycbK gene encoding hypothetical protein → MVAGACLLGERLWQPSCAEARSLGEGRLLLFKPQTSERLDITYRDAQGRYDTGALEVLNYFMRCHYSNKVAGMDRRVLETLNMVHAQVGRDKEIILHSAYRSPEYHRYLIKHNEQVARHSYHVSAQAIDFHIQGVPLRSVCQHARRLGRGGVGYYPKQQFLHVDCGPTRYW, encoded by the coding sequence ATGGTGGCCGGCGCGTGTCTACTCGGTGAGCGCCTCTGGCAACCTTCTTGCGCCGAGGCACGGTCGCTCGGCGAGGGGCGACTGCTCCTGTTCAAGCCACAGACGAGCGAACGTCTGGATATCACCTATCGCGATGCACAAGGCCGGTACGATACGGGAGCCCTTGAAGTGTTGAATTACTTCATGCGCTGTCACTACTCAAACAAGGTGGCGGGTATGGACCGGCGGGTGCTCGAAACACTGAACATGGTGCATGCCCAGGTGGGACGCGACAAGGAAATCATCCTGCATTCGGCCTATCGGTCGCCCGAATATCACCGGTATCTCATCAAACATAACGAGCAGGTGGCGCGGCATAGCTATCACGTCTCCGCTCAGGCGATCGACTTCCACATTCAAGGCGTCCCGTTGCGGTCGGTATGCCAACACGCTCGTCGCCTGGGGCGTGGCGGGGTGGGCTACTACCCCAAACAGCAGTTTTTGCACGTAGATTGTGGACCAACCCGATACTGGTAA
- the int gene encoding integrase has protein sequence MGIYRRPDSPTYWMSLQIQGRRVRLNTGVSDRRLAEELFAAWKAEVARRQWLGKPPGDTQRTVSELVHEYRLKVTPQKTPESRCRDQIILDRLEKQWGSLLTGELTAKMIEDYLAERRKTVCFATASKELGVLKSAYRHAIRWGWARTNPFDGIPLNQEGAERLRWLTHEEEGRLLKACPAWLREMVIVGLDTGLRRANLVGLQRQWVHQDGTVLVIPKQYVKAKKSVVIIPLTARGREIIGAKLTLSPDQALFTRPDGARHTFASVSTAFARAARAAGLLHVSLHTLRHTFISRLVQAGRSLAEVAVLAGHRDLRVTLRYAHLGPNQLADAIKVLEPLRSTAGDAA, from the coding sequence ATGGGCATTTATCGACGTCCTGACAGTCCCACGTACTGGATGTCTCTGCAAATCCAAGGTCGGCGTGTCAGGTTAAATACCGGTGTATCGGACCGTCGCCTCGCGGAAGAACTCTTTGCCGCCTGGAAAGCCGAAGTGGCCAGGAGACAATGGCTTGGTAAGCCGCCAGGCGACACACAGCGGACCGTGTCGGAGCTGGTTCATGAGTACCGGTTGAAGGTGACCCCGCAGAAAACGCCGGAGTCCAGGTGCCGAGATCAAATCATTCTGGACCGGCTAGAAAAGCAGTGGGGCTCCTTGCTGACGGGGGAACTCACGGCCAAGATGATCGAGGATTATCTGGCAGAGCGACGGAAGACAGTCTGTTTTGCCACGGCGTCCAAAGAACTCGGCGTGCTGAAATCCGCCTATCGGCACGCGATCCGATGGGGATGGGCCAGGACCAATCCCTTTGACGGCATCCCGCTCAACCAAGAAGGCGCTGAACGACTTCGATGGCTCACACACGAGGAAGAAGGCCGCCTGCTTAAGGCCTGCCCGGCCTGGCTGCGTGAGATGGTAATAGTCGGCCTCGACACAGGATTGCGCCGGGCCAACCTCGTAGGTCTCCAGCGGCAATGGGTTCATCAGGATGGGACAGTCCTAGTGATTCCCAAACAGTACGTCAAGGCCAAGAAATCAGTGGTAATCATTCCATTGACCGCTCGAGGCCGCGAAATCATCGGGGCCAAACTCACCCTCTCCCCTGACCAGGCTCTCTTCACGCGACCAGATGGCGCACGGCATACCTTCGCCTCCGTCAGCACAGCCTTCGCGCGTGCTGCCCGAGCCGCAGGACTACTTCACGTATCGTTGCATACCCTACGGCACACATTTATCAGTCGACTGGTCCAAGCGGGTCGCTCCCTAGCTGAAGTCGCAGTCTTGGCGGGGCACCGGGATCTTCGCGTCACGTTACGGTATGCGCATCTTGGGCCGAATCAATTGGCTGATGCGATCAAGGTGCTCGAACCGCTACGATCGACAGCCGGTGATGCAGCGTAA
- the glnS gene encoding glutamine--tRNA ligase: protein MTTSDESGASNFIRERVALDRQAGKHGGRVATRFPPEPNGYIHIGHAKSICLNFGLAEEYHGTCNLRFDDTNPTTESMEYVEAIKDDVRWLGFTWAKELYASDYFDRFYECAVRLIEKGNAYVDSSTPDEIRARRGTLTEAGQASPYRERSPEENLDLFGRMRAGEFADGAHVLRAKIDMASPNINLRDPVLYRIRRARHYRAGDRWCLYPTYDYAHPLSDAFEGITHSLCTLEFEDHRPLYDWVVRETEMTSVPQQIEFARLNLTHTVMSKRKLLRLVDEKHVEGWDDPRLPTIKGLRRRGYTPEAIRAFCEHIGVSKRDSIVEMALLEHFLREDLNKRAPRVMAVLNPVRLVIDNYPEHEVEHLEAVNNPEDPAAGTRAVPFSQTLFIERDDFREDPPKEFFRLAPGREVRLRYAYIVQCIGFTKDEQTGEVSEVRCRYDPDTKSGRAGATRKVKSTIHWVSAPHALPAEVRMYGPLLGEPQSSDEGGQDFVDQLNPHSQSILRSTRVEASLAGAKPGTRYQFERQGYFCVDRDSAAQHLVFNQTVALRDTWAKIEKKKKGTS, encoded by the coding sequence ATGACGACTTCAGACGAATCAGGGGCTTCAAATTTCATCCGAGAGCGCGTCGCGCTGGATCGCCAGGCTGGGAAACACGGTGGGCGCGTGGCGACCCGTTTTCCGCCCGAACCGAACGGATATATCCACATTGGCCATGCGAAGTCGATTTGCCTGAACTTCGGCTTGGCTGAAGAGTATCACGGTACCTGTAATCTCCGATTCGATGACACCAACCCGACGACTGAGAGCATGGAATATGTGGAGGCGATTAAGGACGATGTTCGGTGGTTGGGATTCACCTGGGCGAAAGAGCTGTACGCATCGGACTACTTCGACCGGTTCTACGAGTGTGCGGTTCGCTTGATTGAAAAGGGGAATGCCTATGTTGACAGTTCCACCCCGGATGAGATTCGAGCGCGCCGGGGTACGTTGACCGAGGCGGGGCAGGCGAGTCCCTATCGGGAGCGGAGCCCCGAAGAGAATCTCGATCTGTTCGGTCGCATGCGGGCCGGTGAATTTGCCGATGGGGCGCACGTTCTTCGGGCGAAAATCGACATGGCCTCGCCGAATATCAACCTGCGGGACCCCGTGCTCTACCGTATTCGCCGAGCTCGTCACTATCGAGCGGGTGATCGGTGGTGTCTCTATCCGACGTACGATTACGCTCATCCACTCTCCGATGCCTTCGAGGGAATTACGCATTCGCTGTGTACGCTGGAGTTCGAGGATCATCGGCCGTTGTACGATTGGGTCGTGCGCGAGACCGAGATGACCTCGGTCCCACAACAAATCGAATTTGCGCGCCTGAATCTCACCCACACTGTCATGAGCAAGCGGAAGCTGTTGCGGCTCGTCGACGAAAAACACGTTGAGGGATGGGACGACCCGCGCCTGCCGACGATCAAGGGATTGCGCCGCCGAGGGTATACGCCCGAAGCGATACGAGCGTTCTGTGAGCACATTGGGGTCTCGAAGCGTGACTCGATTGTGGAGATGGCGTTGCTCGAGCATTTTCTCCGCGAGGATCTGAACAAGCGCGCGCCTCGCGTGATGGCGGTGCTGAATCCCGTTCGACTGGTGATCGACAACTACCCGGAGCATGAGGTCGAGCATCTCGAGGCCGTCAATAATCCAGAAGATCCTGCCGCCGGCACCCGCGCCGTGCCTTTTTCTCAAACGCTCTTTATCGAGCGCGACGATTTTCGAGAGGATCCGCCCAAGGAATTTTTCAGACTGGCGCCGGGGCGAGAGGTTCGCCTTCGCTATGCCTACATCGTTCAATGCATCGGGTTCACCAAAGACGAGCAAACGGGCGAAGTCAGCGAGGTTCGGTGCAGGTACGATCCGGACACGAAAAGCGGCAGGGCCGGAGCCACGAGAAAAGTAAAGAGCACAATACATTGGGTCTCGGCACCGCATGCGTTGCCGGCCGAAGTGCGGATGTACGGCCCGCTACTCGGTGAGCCGCAATCCAGCGATGAGGGGGGCCAAGACTTTGTGGATCAGCTGAATCCGCATTCGCAAAGTATTCTGAGATCCACCCGTGTTGAGGCGAGTTTGGCCGGCGCCAAGCCCGGCACGAGATATCAATTCGAACGACAGGGCTACTTCTGCGTCGATCGGGATTCGGCGGCCCAGCACCTCGTGTTCAATCAAACCGTGGCGCTCCGGGACACGTGGGCGAAGATCGAAAAAAAGAAGAAGGGAACTTCCTAA
- the gltX gene encoding glutamate--tRNA ligase: MHPVRVRFAPSPTGFLHIGGVRTALFNWLYAQRHNGKFVLRIEDTDQSRSTEDSIKAILEGLEWVGLNWDVGPFRQTERLELYREHAFSLFRQGKAYWCVCKPDELDARRKEAEAKGLSPRYDGRCRSRGITNPVGDAALRFLAPQQGQTVVDDLIKGRVVFEHDVLDDLIILRSNGIPTYNFSVVVDDALMGITHVVRGDDHLTNTPRQIPIFEALGFPLPRFAHLPMILGSDKTRLSKRHGATSIMAYKEMGYLPDAMINYLARLGWSCGDQEIFSTQELIEKFSFDHVQKSAAVFNPDKLLWVNEQHIKHGDPSKIADALLRLLKELQLHGLQLPAGLHDEIIRFHLGEVPSETVAKAIPVVRDRTKTLLELAHWISPYLDDAVAVEDQAAKKYLTRDIASVLEELTNRFAAIPDFSASVWEATFKTFVEEKGMKMGQVAQPVRVALTGRTASPGLFEVMELLGRERTLLRLRKGVERARAAA; encoded by the coding sequence ATGCATCCGGTGCGTGTCAGGTTTGCGCCAAGCCCTACAGGCTTCCTTCACATTGGTGGAGTCCGCACGGCCCTCTTCAATTGGCTATACGCCCAACGCCACAACGGCAAATTCGTCCTCCGGATCGAGGATACCGATCAAAGTCGTTCGACAGAGGATTCGATCAAGGCCATTCTAGAAGGCCTGGAATGGGTTGGTCTAAATTGGGATGTAGGACCATTTCGACAGACCGAGAGATTAGAGCTCTACCGCGAGCACGCATTCAGCCTATTCAGGCAGGGCAAGGCCTACTGGTGCGTGTGCAAGCCCGACGAGCTCGACGCACGTCGAAAGGAGGCGGAGGCCAAAGGCCTCTCGCCACGTTATGATGGACGATGTCGCTCGCGAGGAATCACGAATCCGGTGGGGGATGCCGCGCTGCGTTTTCTGGCCCCTCAGCAAGGACAAACTGTTGTCGACGATCTGATTAAAGGCCGCGTGGTCTTTGAGCATGACGTGCTGGACGACTTGATCATCCTTCGATCAAACGGCATTCCGACCTATAATTTTTCTGTGGTCGTCGACGATGCCCTGATGGGTATTACTCATGTCGTGAGGGGCGACGATCACCTCACGAATACCCCGAGGCAGATCCCCATCTTCGAAGCGCTCGGGTTCCCGCTGCCCCGATTTGCTCATTTGCCGATGATCTTGGGCTCCGACAAGACCCGACTCTCGAAGCGCCACGGCGCAACATCGATCATGGCCTACAAGGAAATGGGATATCTGCCGGATGCGATGATCAACTATCTAGCGCGACTCGGATGGTCGTGTGGCGATCAGGAGATTTTTTCCACGCAAGAATTGATCGAAAAGTTCTCCTTCGATCACGTGCAAAAATCAGCAGCGGTCTTTAACCCTGACAAACTCTTATGGGTCAACGAACAGCACATAAAACATGGCGACCCGTCAAAAATTGCAGATGCGCTCCTCAGGTTGCTAAAGGAACTTCAACTTCATGGTTTGCAGCTGCCAGCAGGACTTCATGATGAGATTATTCGTTTTCATTTGGGGGAAGTGCCCAGCGAGACTGTGGCAAAAGCAATTCCGGTCGTCCGAGACCGGACAAAAACGCTCTTAGAGCTGGCGCATTGGATTAGTCCATATCTCGATGATGCGGTTGCTGTCGAAGACCAGGCCGCCAAGAAATACTTGACGCGGGACATTGCCTCTGTGCTTGAGGAGTTGACGAATCGATTCGCCGCCATCCCCGATTTCTCAGCGTCTGTCTGGGAAGCGACCTTCAAGACATTTGTCGAAGAAAAGGGTATGAAGATGGGGCAAGTCGCGCAGCCGGTCCGTGTGGCGCTGACCGGACGAACGGCCAGTCCCGGGCTATTCGAGGTGATGGAACTGTTGGGCCGAGAGCGCACCCTACTTCGATTGCGCAAGGGTGTGGAACGCGCGCGTGCCGCGGCTTGA
- a CDS encoding iron-sulfur cluster assembly scaffold protein IscU: MAYSDKVVDHFNNPRNVGSFKKDEDGVGTGIVGAPECGDVMKLQIKVQNDTIVDARFKTFGCGSAIASSSLATEWLKGKTVEEAGNIKNTDIVQELNLPPVKIHCSVLAEDAIKAALSDYKKKLGPQADGESATAVKGETHG, encoded by the coding sequence ATGGCCTACAGCGACAAGGTAGTGGATCATTTCAATAATCCGCGCAACGTCGGATCGTTCAAAAAGGACGAGGACGGCGTCGGTACAGGCATTGTCGGCGCTCCAGAATGCGGCGACGTGATGAAACTGCAGATCAAGGTGCAAAACGACACGATCGTCGACGCCAGGTTCAAGACGTTCGGTTGCGGTTCTGCTATCGCCAGCTCAAGCTTGGCCACCGAGTGGCTCAAGGGCAAAACAGTCGAAGAAGCTGGTAATATCAAGAACACCGACATCGTGCAGGAACTGAATCTTCCGCCAGTGAAGATTCACTGCTCGGTCCTGGCCGAAGATGCGATCAAAGCCGCGCTGAGCGACTACAAAAAGAAACTCGGCCCTCAGGCGGACGGCGAGTCCGCAACGGCCGTAAAGGGGGAGACGCATGGATAA
- a CDS encoding hypothetical protein (possible pseudo, frameshifted): MRTNHIKALHGYRTPRYARGPTSLLTPNTLQRGFTVLRPNTAWVTDLTYVRTWEGWLYLAVVMDLYSRRIVACSTKPLMALELVLDAILMAVRRRKPKHTLIHSDQGSQFGSDAWRRFCHAHHLEPSMSWRGNCWDNAVAESFFSSLKKERIKKRIYRTREMATADIYQYIELFIIAPDDTDISVESVRKHLKPCRNRLNYVSAKVWEVHLTSYLLLVCASHRLTLHHRLSIVAVRAP; encoded by the coding sequence ATGCGGACCAATCATATCAAAGCCCTCCACGGGTATCGAACTCCCCGGTACGCCAGAGGCCCCACCTCACTCCTGACGCCGAATACACTGCAACGAGGGTTTACCGTCCTCCGGCCGAACACAGCCTGGGTCACCGACCTTACGTACGTGCGCACCTGGGAAGGCTGGCTCTATTTGGCCGTCGTGATGGATCTGTACTCTCGCCGCATTGTCGCTTGTTCAACCAAACCCTTAATGGCCCTAGAACTTGTGTTGGACGCGATCCTCATGGCCGTACGCCGACGCAAGCCAAAGCATACCCTGATTCATTCCGATCAAGGCTCACAATTTGGCAGCGATGCGTGGCGGCGTTTCTGCCATGCGCATCATCTGGAGCCTAGTATGAGCTGGCGGGGCAACTGCTGGGATAATGCCGTGGCCGAATCGTTCTTTAGCAGTTTGAAGAAGGAACGGATCAAAAAGCGCATCTACAGGACTCGTGAGATGGCCACGGCCGATATCTATCAGTACATCGAACTGTTCATAATCGCACCCGACGACACAGACATCTCAGTGGAGTCAGTCCGGAAGCATTTGAAGCCGTGTCGAAACCGGCTTAACTATGTGTCCGCAAAAGTCTGGGAAGTCCACCTCACATCATACCTTCTGCTCGTTTGCGCCTCCCACAGGCTTACGCTGCATCACCGGCTGTCGATCGTAGCGGTTCGAGCACCTTGA